A window from Synechococcus sp. RSCCF101 encodes these proteins:
- a CDS encoding glycogen-debranching protein, translated as MARLSRRICATSLNQLSSADVTLIHRGRPWPLGSCVTARGVNFSVVAPAATRVELLLYADGQASEPARVIALGEENRSGDHWHVEVEETGIGTCYGYRVFGPLEPGGHGFNPSKVLLDPCARAISGWPVYRRDLAVGRRTNSAACLKGVVTERERFDFQSAPRPRHRWRDSVIYELHVGGFSRGDGCGVAPERQGTLLGLRDKLPYLKDLGVTAVELLPLMAFDPADAPTGRQNYWGYSPISWMALHPAYQVGRDPLAGRAQLRELVAACHRHGIEVILDVVYNHTSEGNQDGPTLSWRGFGDRLYYHQNARGDYLDVSGCGNTIAAHRPLVRRLILESLRCWALELGIDGFRFDLGVALSRGEGLTPLDHPPVFEEMEADPELSDLKLISEPWDCGGLYRLNDFPARRVATWNGRFRDDVRRFWKGDSGTTWPISQRLSGSPDLFDGRGAGSGRLVNFLTAHDGFTLLDLLSYNRKHNLANGESNRDGDNHNNSWNHGVEGPCSDPAVQALRARQQRNLLASLMLSPGTPMLLMGDEVNRSQGGNNNTWCQNNPLGWMHWPSDEEAWRMREFLRRLLRLRRELADVIDPATPMSNAAAAPESSLVRRWRSWHGVSVQQPDWAEWSHSIAWSVEERHGGARLWCGMNAYHEPMEFTLPICQNPWLLRIDTARPAGEDLPATPEAIGGATSVPLQPRSLVLLTDSGGG; from the coding sequence ATGGCTCGCCTCTCGCGCCGGATCTGCGCGACTAGCCTGAACCAGCTGAGCTCTGCGGACGTGACCCTGATCCACCGGGGGAGGCCGTGGCCCCTCGGGTCCTGCGTCACCGCGCGCGGTGTGAACTTCTCGGTCGTGGCTCCCGCTGCCACCCGGGTCGAGCTGCTGCTGTACGCCGATGGCCAGGCCAGCGAACCGGCGCGGGTGATCGCCCTGGGGGAGGAGAACCGCTCCGGTGATCACTGGCATGTGGAGGTGGAGGAGACCGGCATCGGCACCTGCTACGGCTATCGGGTCTTCGGCCCCCTGGAGCCCGGGGGGCATGGCTTCAACCCTTCCAAGGTGCTGCTGGACCCCTGTGCCCGGGCCATCAGCGGCTGGCCGGTCTATCGCCGCGATCTGGCGGTGGGGCGCCGCACCAACAGCGCCGCCTGCCTCAAGGGGGTGGTGACCGAGCGGGAGCGGTTCGACTTCCAGTCCGCACCGCGGCCGCGCCACCGCTGGCGCGATTCGGTGATCTACGAACTGCATGTGGGCGGCTTCAGCCGCGGTGACGGCTGCGGTGTGGCGCCGGAGCGGCAGGGCACCCTGCTGGGACTGCGGGACAAGCTGCCCTACCTCAAGGACCTGGGGGTCACCGCGGTGGAGCTGCTGCCGCTGATGGCCTTCGATCCCGCCGATGCGCCGACGGGGCGGCAGAACTACTGGGGCTACAGCCCGATCAGCTGGATGGCGCTCCACCCCGCCTACCAGGTGGGCAGGGATCCGCTGGCGGGCCGCGCCCAGCTGCGGGAGCTGGTGGCCGCCTGCCACCGCCACGGCATCGAGGTGATTCTCGATGTGGTGTACAACCACACCAGCGAAGGCAACCAGGACGGGCCCACCCTCAGCTGGCGTGGGTTCGGCGACCGGCTCTACTACCACCAGAACGCGCGGGGCGACTACCTCGACGTGAGCGGGTGCGGCAACACGATCGCCGCCCACCGGCCCCTCGTGCGGCGGTTGATCCTGGAGTCGCTGCGCTGCTGGGCCCTGGAGCTCGGCATCGACGGCTTCCGATTCGACCTCGGTGTGGCCCTGAGCCGCGGCGAAGGACTGACCCCCCTCGATCACCCGCCCGTGTTCGAGGAGATGGAGGCCGACCCCGAACTCAGCGATCTGAAGCTGATCAGCGAACCCTGGGACTGCGGCGGTCTCTACCGGCTCAATGACTTTCCCGCCCGCCGCGTGGCCACCTGGAACGGTCGCTTCCGCGATGACGTGCGCCGCTTCTGGAAGGGGGACAGCGGCACCACCTGGCCGATCAGCCAGCGCCTCAGCGGCAGTCCGGACCTGTTCGACGGGCGGGGGGCGGGCAGCGGCCGGCTGGTGAACTTCCTCACCGCCCACGACGGCTTCACCCTGCTGGATCTGCTCAGTTACAACCGCAAGCACAACCTGGCCAACGGCGAGAGCAACCGGGACGGCGACAACCACAACAACAGCTGGAACCACGGCGTGGAAGGCCCCTGCAGCGACCCGGCCGTGCAGGCCCTGCGCGCCCGTCAGCAACGCAACCTGCTGGCCAGCCTGATGCTCAGCCCGGGGACCCCGATGCTGCTGATGGGAGATGAGGTGAACCGCAGTCAGGGCGGCAACAACAACACCTGGTGCCAGAACAACCCCCTCGGCTGGATGCACTGGCCCAGCGACGAGGAGGCCTGGCGGATGCGGGAGTTCCTGCGGCGACTGCTGCGGCTCCGCCGGGAACTGGCGGATGTGATCGACCCGGCCACACCGATGAGCAACGCGGCCGCAGCGCCGGAGAGCAGCCTGGTGCGCCGCTGGCGCAGCTGGCACGGCGTGAGCGTCCAGCAGCCCGACTGGGCCGAGTGGTCCCACTCGATCGCCTGGAGCGTGGAGGAGCGCCACGGCGGGGCCCGGCTCTGGTGCGGCATGAACGCTTACCACGAGCCGATGGAGTTCACCCTGCCCATCTGCCAGAACCCCTGGCTGCTGCGGATCGATACGGCCCGACCGGCCGGCGAGGATCTGCCGGCCACCCCCGAAGCGATCGGCGGCGCCACCTCGGTGCCGCTTCAGCCCCGCAGCCTGGTGCTGCTCACCGACAGCGGCGGGGGCTGA
- a CDS encoding MBL fold metallo-hydrolase: MTRETAARPRRLRPDLWIFPPNRLAAGATAWLLLHADGPVLIDPPAAGEHALALLDSLAAANGRILLTSRLGHAGLAPIQAVLDWPVLVQEQEAYLLPGNPALQPFAEELALAADLRLHWAQGPTPGSCVLHAGGPHRILFCGRLLLPAPGGELRPVAGATTFHWPRQLRSLRHLSSRLADAWPLSIASGGASVAAGADPLVPCAGPLPGTGPEWEAGCSL, encoded by the coding sequence ATGACCCGGGAAACGGCCGCTCGGCCCAGGCGCCTGCGCCCCGACCTCTGGATCTTCCCCCCCAATCGCCTGGCCGCTGGCGCCACGGCCTGGCTGTTGCTGCATGCGGACGGGCCCGTGCTGATCGATCCGCCCGCCGCCGGTGAGCACGCCCTGGCTCTGCTCGATTCGCTCGCTGCCGCCAACGGCCGGATCCTGCTCACCTCCCGGCTCGGCCATGCAGGCCTCGCTCCGATTCAGGCCGTTCTCGACTGGCCTGTTCTGGTTCAGGAGCAGGAGGCCTATCTGCTGCCCGGCAACCCGGCGCTGCAGCCGTTCGCCGAGGAGCTGGCCCTGGCGGCGGACCTCCGGCTGCACTGGGCCCAGGGCCCCACGCCCGGCAGCTGCGTGCTGCATGCGGGCGGACCCCACCGGATCCTGTTCTGCGGTCGTCTGCTCCTGCCGGCCCCCGGTGGGGAGCTGCGCCCCGTCGCCGGGGCCACCACCTTTCATTGGCCGCGCCAGCTGCGCAGCCTGCGGCACCTGTCCAGCCGGCTGGCGGACGCCTGGCCGCTCTCGATCGCCTCGGGAGGGGCGTCGGTCGCGGCTGGAGCCGATCCGCTTGTGCCCTGCGCCGGCCCTCTCCCCGGCACCGGTCCCGAGTGGGAAGCCGGATGCAGCCTGTGA
- a CDS encoding HU family DNA-binding protein, with translation MNKADLVALVSARTDLTKADVSTVVDAAIDTIIDSVVEGKKVSILGFGSFERRDRSARQGLNPKTGEKIKIPAKKVPAFTAGKMFKERVQQEGE, from the coding sequence ATGAATAAAGCTGATCTGGTCGCACTGGTCTCCGCACGCACCGATCTGACCAAGGCCGATGTGTCCACCGTTGTGGATGCCGCGATCGACACCATCATCGATTCCGTGGTGGAGGGGAAGAAGGTGTCCATCCTCGGTTTCGGTTCCTTTGAGCGCCGCGATCGCTCGGCTCGTCAGGGTCTGAATCCCAAGACCGGCGAGAAGATCAAGATTCCGGCCAAGAAAGTGCCCGCCTTCACCGCCGGCAAGATGTTCAAGGAGCGGGTCCAGCAGGAAGGCGAGTGA
- the gluQRS gene encoding tRNA glutamyl-Q(34) synthetase GluQRS produces MLPDHLLTAIEAAQRQRGQFSAARFAPTPSGCLHLGNLRTALLSWLQARLQGSAWLLRIDDLDTPRNRAGAIPSILSDLHWLGLHWDGEVIQQSRRRGLYGSVLSALRRDGSLYPCRCSRRLLRQAAGGRSGAPGPYPGHCRGLAPDWGWRQERLPSWRLRLPPGRLVWEERLGRQGGLDASADVGDVVVRRADGVVAYHLATAVDELLLGISEVWRGEDLWSATAPQVAVMAALGATPPRYGHLPLWRDPDGRRLAKREGSAGLKLLREAGMEAPDVIGRLAASVGLVPGGSRLSAAELAREWRGRDLEHQLRSQASAAVQQAQQVPTGKLPL; encoded by the coding sequence ATGCTTCCCGATCACCTGCTGACGGCCATCGAGGCCGCTCAGCGTCAGAGAGGGCAATTCTCCGCCGCGCGCTTTGCCCCCACCCCCTCCGGCTGCCTGCACCTGGGCAACCTGCGCACGGCCCTTCTCTCGTGGCTCCAGGCCCGCCTTCAGGGCAGTGCCTGGCTGCTGCGCATCGATGACCTCGATACGCCCCGCAACCGCGCCGGGGCCATTCCCTCCATCCTCAGCGACCTGCACTGGCTCGGTCTGCACTGGGATGGGGAGGTGATTCAGCAGAGCAGACGCCGCGGTCTCTACGGCAGCGTGCTCAGTGCCCTTCGCCGCGACGGCAGCCTCTACCCCTGCCGCTGCAGCCGCCGATTGCTCCGCCAGGCAGCGGGAGGCCGATCCGGTGCTCCAGGGCCCTACCCGGGCCACTGCCGCGGCCTGGCGCCCGACTGGGGCTGGCGGCAGGAGCGACTGCCGAGCTGGCGGCTGCGACTCCCGCCCGGACGGCTGGTCTGGGAGGAGCGACTGGGCCGGCAGGGCGGTCTGGATGCCAGCGCCGATGTGGGGGATGTGGTGGTCCGCCGCGCCGACGGTGTGGTGGCCTATCACCTGGCCACGGCCGTGGATGAACTGCTGCTGGGCATCAGCGAGGTGTGGCGCGGTGAGGATCTCTGGAGCGCCACCGCTCCCCAGGTCGCCGTGATGGCGGCCCTGGGAGCCACACCACCCCGTTATGGCCATCTGCCGCTCTGGCGCGATCCAGACGGCCGGCGTCTCGCCAAACGTGAGGGTTCGGCGGGTCTGAAGCTTCTGCGCGAGGCAGGCATGGAAGCGCCGGATGTGATCGGCCGACTGGCGGCGAGTGTCGGGCTGGTGCCCGGCGGCAGCCGCCTGAGCGCGGCGGAACTCGCCCGGGAGTGGCGGGGACGGGATCTGGAGCACCAGCTCCGGAGCCAGGCCTCCGCCGCGGTTCAGCAGGCGCAGCAGGTACCTACAGGAAAGCTTCCGCTTTGA
- a CDS encoding diacylglycerol kinase family protein: MPSALVLHAAPALAESLTRWLESHRALLEGFELIAPQEVLGAIRRRPALQDLEVSASPPLRDGGDLVLASRILSGAISGVLSFQRPDPGELAHHEAVSLVRAALLRQIPLALNEASATAIVRGLARSRIGYLIFNPVAGQGNPEQELAQIRGFLEPQLMVRVVMTRPDVDPADQARDLVREIQAIEADQAHESESMLIASGGDGTVGAVAGALLDTGIPLGIVPRGTANAFSVALGIPTALRAACTNLLIGNTRRVDAALCNGNPMILLAGLGFEAGMVSKASREMKNVLGPLAYILAGAQQFGAQRSFRASLELNGETQELEAMAITVANVAPATSVMAQGFGTVVPDDGLLDVIVATPSGTLEGLQVLSSLAGSALGRVPATHENLLSLRTDALRIRIDPAQELVVDGEMLEASSVEFRSLPGALTVVAPLQQALP; the protein is encoded by the coding sequence ATGCCCAGCGCTCTGGTTCTGCACGCCGCCCCCGCGCTGGCGGAGTCGCTGACGCGCTGGCTGGAGAGCCACCGCGCCCTGCTCGAGGGCTTCGAGCTGATCGCACCGCAGGAGGTGCTCGGCGCCATCCGCCGCCGGCCCGCGCTGCAGGACCTGGAGGTGAGTGCCTCACCGCCGTTGCGGGACGGGGGCGATCTGGTGCTGGCCTCCCGCATCCTCAGTGGCGCCATCAGCGGCGTGCTGTCGTTCCAGCGTCCCGATCCGGGCGAACTGGCCCATCACGAGGCGGTCAGCCTGGTGCGGGCCGCTCTGCTGCGTCAGATCCCCCTGGCGCTGAACGAAGCCTCCGCCACCGCGATCGTGCGCGGCCTGGCCCGGAGCCGCATCGGCTATCTGATCTTCAATCCGGTGGCCGGTCAGGGCAATCCCGAGCAGGAGCTGGCCCAGATCCGCGGCTTCCTCGAGCCCCAGCTGATGGTGCGGGTGGTGATGACCCGCCCGGATGTGGACCCGGCCGATCAGGCCCGCGATCTGGTGCGGGAGATTCAGGCGATCGAGGCCGATCAGGCCCACGAGAGCGAATCGATGCTGATCGCCTCGGGCGGCGATGGCACGGTGGGCGCCGTCGCCGGCGCCCTGCTCGACACCGGCATTCCCCTCGGCATCGTTCCCCGCGGCACCGCCAATGCCTTTTCGGTGGCTCTGGGCATTCCCACGGCCCTGCGGGCCGCCTGCACCAACCTGCTGATCGGCAACACCCGCCGCGTGGATGCCGCGCTCTGCAACGGCAACCCGATGATCCTGCTGGCCGGGCTGGGCTTCGAGGCCGGCATGGTGAGCAAGGCCAGCCGCGAGATGAAGAACGTTCTCGGCCCGCTGGCGTACATCCTTGCGGGCGCCCAGCAGTTCGGCGCTCAGCGGTCGTTCCGGGCCAGCCTTGAGCTGAACGGCGAGACGCAAGAGTTGGAAGCCATGGCGATCACGGTGGCCAACGTCGCTCCCGCCACCTCGGTGATGGCCCAGGGTTTCGGCACCGTCGTTCCCGACGACGGCCTGCTCGATGTGATCGTGGCCACCCCCAGCGGGACACTGGAGGGGCTGCAGGTGCTCTCCTCTCTGGCGGGCTCGGCGCTCGGCCGGGTGCCCGCCACCCACGAGAACCTGCTCTCCCTGCGCACCGATGCCCTCCGCATCCGGATTGATCCGGCCCAGGAGCTGGTGGTGGATGGGGAGATGCTCGAGGCTTCCAGCGTGGAGTTCCGCTCCCTCCCGGGAGCGCTCACCGTGGTGGCGCCGCTGCAGCAGGCCCTCCCCTGA
- a CDS encoding metallophosphoesterase yields MGINLASDPPIAAKIARMAGWVRWRDPLMQRLGVDQTRLMLPKLPQADGAWPAWHFLVVGDSGTGRHRRHSPPRRIAERLLPHRQGAAFLLHTGDVVYLVGAAEQYRANFQRPYRDWLVDGDRWQTLPHDRMVFNQPLLPVPGNHDYYDLSAPVALLSGLSAPLRRQLGWWAEPDCGWHGSGAGGVYAAAFLDGLAGLSEAELSEHLDRHYVARWDGTRCLRYEPGAFTRLPNRYYRFRQAGVDVFALDTNTFTAPHGSREPVDQEQLDWLERGLIASWRDPGCRGRLLVCHHPAYSSEATKAPDPATLAVRHQLRRVFDAVASALAGLAGGRTPVDLVLTGHAHCLELIRCGDTGHADAGIPWLICGGSGYSLRPQGAGGGQVRERDGAGRERVVAASELFIGRGAIGPDPATRPYSALRIDVGPGAPLSLTVTPLVSERIGSGWRDHTLASLPLTTSGSL; encoded by the coding sequence ATGGGGATCAACCTGGCCAGCGACCCACCGATCGCCGCCAAGATCGCCCGCATGGCGGGGTGGGTCCGCTGGCGGGACCCGCTGATGCAGCGCCTCGGAGTCGATCAGACCCGGCTGATGCTGCCGAAGCTGCCGCAGGCCGATGGCGCCTGGCCGGCATGGCACTTCCTGGTGGTGGGCGACAGCGGCACCGGCCGGCATCGGCGCCACAGCCCTCCCCGTCGCATCGCCGAGCGATTGCTCCCCCATCGCCAGGGGGCGGCCTTCCTCCTCCACACCGGCGATGTGGTCTATCTGGTGGGGGCGGCGGAGCAGTATCGGGCCAATTTCCAGCGGCCCTACCGGGACTGGCTGGTGGATGGAGACCGCTGGCAGACACTGCCGCACGACCGCATGGTCTTCAACCAGCCGCTCCTGCCGGTCCCCGGCAACCACGACTACTACGACCTCTCCGCTCCCGTGGCGCTGCTTTCCGGCCTGTCGGCACCGCTGCGGCGGCAGCTGGGCTGGTGGGCTGAGCCCGATTGCGGCTGGCACGGCTCCGGCGCGGGGGGCGTGTACGCCGCGGCCTTTCTCGATGGGCTCGCCGGCCTGAGTGAGGCCGAGCTCAGTGAGCACCTCGATCGCCATTACGTGGCGCGCTGGGACGGCACGCGTTGCCTTCGCTACGAGCCCGGTGCCTTCACGCGTCTGCCGAACCGCTACTACCGCTTCCGCCAGGCGGGGGTGGATGTGTTCGCCCTCGACACCAACACCTTCACTGCCCCCCACGGCAGCCGTGAGCCGGTCGATCAGGAGCAGCTCGACTGGCTGGAGCGGGGTCTGATCGCCTCCTGGCGCGATCCCGGCTGCCGGGGGCGCCTGCTGGTCTGCCACCACCCCGCCTACTCGAGCGAGGCCACCAAGGCCCCTGACCCCGCCACCCTGGCGGTGCGCCATCAGCTGCGGCGCGTCTTCGATGCGGTGGCCTCGGCCCTGGCCGGCCTTGCCGGGGGGCGCACCCCGGTGGATCTGGTGCTCACCGGACACGCCCACTGCCTCGAGCTGATCCGCTGCGGCGACACCGGTCATGCCGATGCCGGCATCCCCTGGCTCATCTGCGGCGGCAGCGGCTACAGCCTCAGGCCGCAGGGGGCCGGCGGCGGTCAGGTGCGAGAGCGGGATGGGGCCGGGCGCGAGCGGGTCGTGGCCGCCAGCGAGCTGTTCATCGGACGCGGCGCGATCGGTCCGGATCCGGCAACGCGCCCCTACAGCGCCCTGCGGATCGACGTGGGACCCGGCGCCCCCCTGAGCCTCACCGTCACGCCACTGGTCAGTGAACGGATCGGATCCGGTTGGCGGGACCACACCCTGGCGTCACTGCCGCTCACAACCTCCGGTTCACTCTGA
- a CDS encoding DUF3136 domain-containing protein, translated as MEATLTIGELEAKYFMYCKAMRTMVSEGRSTQEIERSLCWHRMALLHRSLPAQYKAPDHLLLSLRRCQSITPLD; from the coding sequence ATGGAAGCCACGCTCACCATCGGTGAACTGGAAGCCAAGTACTTCATGTACTGCAAAGCCATGCGAACGATGGTGAGCGAGGGTCGATCAACCCAGGAGATCGAGCGCTCACTGTGCTGGCACCGGATGGCTCTGCTGCATCGCTCGCTGCCGGCTCAGTACAAGGCTCCAGATCATCTCCTCCTGTCGCTGCGCCGCTGCCAGAGCATCACACCGCTCGATTGA